One window of Saprospiraceae bacterium genomic DNA carries:
- a CDS encoding tetratricopeptide repeat protein, with translation MMHGTFYKVIIQGKFEFGTERSFQKVYQLFNQRSETLYKKEILFKTPETIFFPEDKSLNIGRFIGNSSEKVWKNTISLIEYCAQFSLSGSINAWMTDNGKILHYCHFEPLGDKTSVMLYQEGKKMAEQIGKEQEAIQLLTEAIEKHDRHSQAYEKRAYINFHLKNYDDAIYDFKKSIKYDFMNASSHYGLARSLMIKNDLEGAISALEEATKQSIALQPLYWASRRVKGNCHLELNQFEKAAFEYKLFITRNFPENDPNLKYLSKTWFNYGKSLFALGQVDAALDAFDKSLEKAELNPETNQAEVFMHRGMARKAAGKADYILDLQKAAELGSQSASLLLAEQA, from the coding sequence ATGATGCATGGCACGTTTTACAAAGTGATCATACAGGGAAAGTTTGAATTTGGTACTGAACGTTCATTTCAAAAGGTTTATCAACTTTTTAATCAACGCTCAGAGACACTTTATAAGAAAGAAATTCTCTTTAAAACCCCTGAAACAATCTTTTTCCCGGAAGACAAATCCTTAAATATTGGTCGGTTTATCGGCAATTCATCAGAAAAGGTTTGGAAAAACACAATCAGTTTAATTGAATATTGTGCTCAATTTTCACTTTCCGGCAGCATCAATGCCTGGATGACGGATAATGGTAAAATTTTGCATTACTGTCATTTTGAACCATTAGGGGATAAAACCTCTGTGATGCTTTATCAAGAAGGTAAGAAAATGGCTGAACAAATTGGAAAAGAGCAAGAAGCCATTCAATTATTAACAGAAGCAATTGAAAAACACGACCGGCATTCACAAGCTTATGAAAAAAGAGCTTACATCAATTTTCATCTTAAAAATTATGATGATGCCATTTATGATTTCAAAAAGAGCATCAAGTATGATTTTATGAATGCATCCTCGCATTACGGTCTTGCGCGGAGTCTGATGATAAAAAATGATTTGGAAGGAGCCATTTCTGCATTGGAAGAAGCTACCAAGCAATCAATCGCACTGCAACCGCTTTATTGGGCATCGCGTCGCGTAAAGGGGAATTGTCATCTCGAATTGAATCAATTTGAAAAAGCCGCATTTGAATACAAATTATTTATAACCAGGAATTTTCCTGAGAATGATCCAAATCTTAAATACTTGTCTAAGACTTGGTTTAATTATGGGAAGTCGCTATTCGCATTAGGTCAGGTAGATGCTGCATTGGATGCATTTGATAAATCGCTTGAAAAGGCAGAATTAAATCCAGAAACCAATCAAGCTGAAGTGTTTATGCATCGTGGCATGGCTCGTAAAGCAGCAGGAAAGGCCGATTACATTCTCGATCTTCAAAAAGCAGCTGAACTGGGTTCCCAATCAGCCTCGCTTTTATTAGCAGAGCAAGCGTAA
- a CDS encoding PD40 domain-containing protein, translating to MKLSFIFLIHFILLYNLPAQDVITSKNASKSELKLYQKAVQHYQSNQFEEAIKLFEKLIVQNPKFIDAQLQLASVCYDIKDYSCASTHFNQVLALDSLFNPKVYYTQALCQYQLDLFNEAEQNLLRFIELDTVHKELLSKARMLLPKLHFADSAFKYPLKLVPKPIIKLNTEFSEYLPSLTADAKMMVFTRRTKFNDEDLYISHFENNEWTPAEPIDELNSPNNEGSPAISPDGLSLVFTSCDRINSYGGCDLYISYFKSDHWTEPINMGEKINTAAYESQACFSSNGSSIFFTSNRKGTLGGFDIWYSKRKEDRSWSMAKNLGHAINSTGNEDCPFVHPNGGILYYSSDFYPGMGGKDLFYSKLSEQGQWQGPVNLGYPINSKGDESSFIVYPDGKHACFASDQNHFNQVDQKLRFNLDLFELELPEHLHVTPSSYVELFISDINTNKPVATTINVFDLKNKRIYFSKELETTGHVLISVPTGADYALHVSNPDYVFEPDQFRCSEVRLIYNPLVIYKKLRKVDQTNSKPIVLKNIFFESGSDKLKHESFFELDELIHFLRNQKNMKLKITGHTDDVGSVEDNLLLSKNRAQSVTNYLIKNGIESGRLIFDGKGESNPIEPNDTEAGRYQNRRIEFEILQP from the coding sequence ATGAAACTTTCATTTATTTTTTTGATCCACTTTATTTTATTGTACAATCTGCCTGCGCAGGATGTGATCACTTCAAAGAATGCAAGCAAGTCAGAGCTAAAATTATATCAAAAAGCTGTACAGCATTATCAAAGCAACCAGTTTGAAGAAGCAATTAAGTTATTTGAAAAATTAATTGTTCAAAATCCTAAATTTATTGATGCACAGTTGCAATTAGCATCTGTTTGTTATGATATCAAAGATTATTCCTGCGCTTCAACGCATTTTAATCAGGTGCTAGCTTTGGATTCATTGTTTAATCCTAAAGTTTATTATACCCAGGCATTGTGTCAATACCAATTGGATTTATTTAATGAAGCTGAACAAAATTTACTTCGTTTTATAGAACTGGATACAGTCCATAAAGAGTTGTTGTCAAAAGCACGCATGCTGTTACCTAAATTGCATTTCGCTGATTCTGCTTTCAAATATCCGTTGAAACTCGTTCCAAAACCGATCATTAAACTTAATACAGAATTCTCAGAGTATCTTCCAAGCCTGACTGCGGATGCTAAAATGATGGTCTTTACACGAAGAACAAAATTTAATGATGAAGATTTATATATCAGTCATTTTGAAAATAATGAATGGACTCCAGCGGAACCGATTGATGAATTGAATTCACCAAATAATGAAGGCTCACCTGCAATTTCCCCGGATGGATTAAGTTTAGTTTTCACTTCGTGTGATCGCATCAATTCATATGGAGGCTGCGATTTATACATCAGCTATTTTAAATCTGATCATTGGACAGAACCAATTAATATGGGTGAAAAAATTAATACAGCAGCTTACGAATCTCAGGCTTGTTTTAGTTCGAATGGATCCAGTATTTTTTTTACCAGCAATAGAAAAGGCACCTTGGGTGGATTTGATATTTGGTACAGCAAACGCAAAGAAGACCGGTCCTGGTCTATGGCAAAAAATTTAGGCCATGCGATCAATTCTACCGGCAATGAAGACTGTCCCTTTGTACATCCCAATGGAGGAATTTTATATTATTCAAGTGATTTTTATCCGGGCATGGGTGGTAAAGATTTATTTTATTCAAAACTTTCTGAACAGGGCCAGTGGCAAGGTCCAGTAAATCTGGGATATCCTATCAATTCAAAAGGAGACGAATCTTCTTTTATTGTGTATCCTGATGGAAAACATGCTTGCTTTGCAAGTGACCAAAATCATTTTAATCAAGTTGATCAGAAACTCCGGTTTAATTTAGACTTATTTGAATTGGAATTGCCTGAGCATTTGCATGTAACACCTTCGAGTTATGTTGAGCTGTTTATAAGTGATATCAATACCAATAAACCCGTTGCTACAACCATAAATGTATTTGATTTGAAAAACAAAAGAATTTATTTTAGCAAGGAACTTGAAACAACAGGTCATGTATTAATTTCTGTTCCTACTGGAGCGGACTATGCCTTGCACGTTTCAAATCCGGATTACGTCTTTGAACCGGATCAATTTCGATGCAGTGAAGTTCGTTTAATTTATAATCCATTAGTAATCTATAAAAAGCTTAGAAAAGTGGATCAAACAAACTCAAAACCAATCGTTCTGAAAAATATCTTTTTTGAATCAGGTTCTGATAAATTGAAGCATGAAAGTTTTTTTGAATTGGATGAACTCATTCATTTTTTGCGAAACCAGAAAAACATGAAATTGAAAATAACTGGCCATACAGATGACGTGGGTTCTGTTGAAGATAACCTGCTATTATCTAAGAACAGGGCACAATCGGTAACCAATTATTTAATTAAAAATGGAATCGAATCCGGACGGCTGATTTTTGATGGGAAAGGGGAATCAAATCCTATCGAACCAAATGACACGGAAGCTGGACGTTACCAAAACCGAAGGATTGAATTTGAAATACTTCAACCATGA
- the rlmD gene encoding 23S rRNA (uracil(1939)-C(5))-methyltransferase RlmD, with protein MRKKSIRREIVHVTGIAHKGAAVGRTAEGLVVFVDHAIPGDQVEVILTKKRKGVWQGKTETILMPSPHRVEPVCAHFGICGGCSWQHLNYAEQLNQKQTVVYDALTRIAKIDQALFEPILGASQTEFYRNKLEFTFSNKRWLTEEELHTELADSDKLALGFHRPGNFNKVVDIQKCYLQSDRSNDIRNFIKDFAVQQAWDFYNIHEQKGYLRNLIIRSNSQNNIMCILVTAFDDQEKLDALLEVLPKKFPEIVSFYKVINPKRNDSLFDLNFVKVFGQDYLTEQMDHVNFLIGPKSFFQTNTRQATELYRIVKDFCSLKGTETVYDWYCGVGSIGIYLANSARQIVGVDEIGEAIEDARLNADANQLLNCSFFHSDAKDISIENLVASYGKPDVVIVDPPRAGLHEKVIEHLKQLQPETLVYVSCNPGTQARDLALLKENYQVIKIKPVDLFPHTNHIESVALLSLHK; from the coding sequence ATGAGAAAAAAATCAATCCGAAGAGAAATCGTGCATGTAACAGGAATTGCACACAAAGGAGCTGCTGTGGGTCGCACTGCAGAAGGCCTGGTTGTTTTTGTGGACCACGCAATTCCGGGGGATCAGGTAGAAGTAATACTCACAAAAAAGCGCAAGGGGGTTTGGCAGGGTAAAACAGAAACTATCTTAATGCCATCACCTCATCGGGTAGAGCCTGTATGTGCCCATTTTGGAATTTGTGGAGGTTGCAGTTGGCAGCATTTGAATTATGCAGAACAATTGAATCAAAAGCAAACGGTTGTTTATGATGCATTAACCCGCATTGCAAAGATTGATCAGGCCTTATTTGAACCCATTTTAGGTGCATCTCAAACCGAATTTTATCGAAATAAACTGGAGTTTACGTTTTCTAATAAACGATGGCTTACAGAAGAGGAATTGCATACCGAACTGGCAGATTCAGATAAACTTGCTCTGGGATTTCATCGACCGGGTAATTTTAATAAAGTGGTGGACATTCAGAAATGCTATTTGCAATCTGATCGCTCGAATGATATAAGAAATTTTATTAAAGATTTTGCAGTCCAGCAAGCATGGGATTTTTACAATATTCATGAGCAAAAAGGATATTTGAGAAACCTGATTATCCGAAGCAATTCTCAAAATAACATCATGTGTATTTTGGTAACCGCTTTTGATGACCAGGAAAAATTGGATGCCCTTCTTGAGGTGTTACCTAAAAAATTTCCGGAAATTGTAAGTTTTTATAAAGTTATTAATCCAAAACGAAACGATAGTTTGTTTGACTTGAATTTTGTAAAAGTATTTGGACAAGATTACCTGACTGAACAAATGGACCATGTAAATTTTCTAATTGGTCCAAAATCCTTTTTTCAGACAAATACACGTCAAGCAACTGAACTGTATCGAATCGTTAAAGACTTTTGTTCATTAAAAGGAACTGAAACTGTGTATGACTGGTATTGTGGAGTTGGAAGTATTGGCATTTATTTGGCAAATTCTGCGCGACAAATTGTTGGAGTGGATGAAATTGGCGAAGCAATTGAAGATGCTCGTCTAAATGCAGACGCCAATCAATTATTAAATTGCAGTTTTTTTCATTCTGACGCAAAAGATATTTCAATTGAAAATCTAGTAGCATCTTATGGAAAACCAGATGTAGTTATCGTCGATCCACCCAGGGCCGGATTGCATGAAAAAGTTATTGAACATCTCAAGCAATTACAGCCTGAAACTTTGGTATACGTCAGCTGTAATCCAGGGACACAGGCTCGTGATCTTGCTTTATTGAAGGAAAATTATCAAGTTATAAAAATTAAACCAGTTGATTTGTTTCCGCATACCAACCATATAGAAAGTGTGGCCTTATTATCTTTGCACAAATGA
- the rfbA gene encoding glucose-1-phosphate thymidylyltransferase RfbA — protein MKGIILAGGLGTRLYPLTLAMSKQLMPIYDKPMIYYPLSTLMLAGIREVLIISTPKDLPHFKELLKDGSQLGMKISYKEQLVPNGLAQAFVLGKEFIGKDPVCLILGDNIFYGHKIPDLLKASSDPSGGVIFAYPVADPERYGVVEFDDDLNAISIEEKPENPKSHFAVPGIYFYDNSVVFIAENLKPSARGEYEITDVNIEYLKAKKLKVSVLGRGVAWLDTGTHESLMQASQFIQVIEQRQGLKIGCIEEVAYLMGFINIEQLYEQAYLLRKSTYGEYLMKIIKMTGYVFPTQE, from the coding sequence ATGAAAGGAATTATACTAGCTGGAGGATTGGGTACCCGTTTATATCCTCTTACATTGGCGATGAGTAAGCAGCTAATGCCTATTTACGACAAACCGATGATTTATTATCCATTGTCAACCCTGATGCTGGCCGGCATCCGGGAAGTATTGATCATTTCAACTCCAAAGGATTTGCCCCATTTTAAAGAACTATTGAAAGATGGTTCCCAGTTGGGTATGAAAATTAGTTATAAAGAACAGTTAGTGCCAAATGGTTTGGCCCAGGCTTTTGTTTTGGGTAAAGAATTTATTGGGAAAGACCCGGTTTGTTTGATTTTGGGAGACAATATTTTTTACGGCCATAAAATTCCAGATCTACTAAAAGCAAGTTCTGATCCTAGCGGTGGGGTAATTTTTGCGTATCCGGTTGCAGACCCGGAGCGTTATGGAGTTGTTGAATTTGATGATGATCTCAACGCCATTTCAATTGAAGAAAAACCTGAGAATCCAAAATCACATTTTGCAGTACCCGGAATTTATTTTTACGATAACAGCGTGGTATTCATTGCTGAAAATTTAAAACCTTCTGCCAGGGGAGAATATGAAATTACTGATGTCAATATAGAATATCTGAAGGCAAAGAAACTTAAAGTTTCTGTGCTGGGTCGTGGGGTTGCATGGTTAGATACAGGGACCCATGAATCGCTCATGCAGGCATCGCAATTTATTCAGGTTATTGAACAAAGACAAGGATTAAAAATAGGATGTATTGAAGAAGTAGCGTATCTCATGGGCTTTATAAATATTGAACAATTGTATGAGCAAGCCTATTTATTGCGCAAAAGTACCTATGGGGAATATCTCATGAAAATCATAAAAATGACCGGATATGTATTTCCGACCCAGGAATAA
- a CDS encoding DUF4153 domain-containing protein codes for MKWSDFSIPVIWDNAKDVILRFPLAALCAVGFTLLAINQIDTGVDHSTIWKQRLMFTLGTGLPLMIGLHACCELYSKSVIQKYLILGSGIALLLLIYFAIAPDFEFEHLRRPIRFLSIFLIFHLFVSVVPFLKPNAPFEFWEYNKNLLIQWYIGAFYTLVIYSGLAIALVAVDQLFEIHIDGKLYIYIFFIIAFFYHPFFFLSGYPVFNLKTEDKVEWIKALKVLVNYILIPMSMLYFVILYAFGFKILANWQLPHGWVSSLVLGFSGVGIFSFLLNFKLADLYENKLSRFYKKYFYYGLLPLVFLLFVAIYRRLSDYGFTPPRYFVLITGIWLLGICVYFIFSKKDNIKWIPLSLMGFLIVGTMSPIDAFETTVRNQKHRIKKS; via the coding sequence ATGAAATGGTCAGATTTTTCAATTCCAGTCATTTGGGATAATGCTAAAGATGTTATTTTAAGATTTCCACTTGCTGCACTGTGTGCTGTTGGATTTACTTTGTTAGCAATTAACCAAATTGATACTGGAGTGGATCATTCTACAATTTGGAAACAGCGACTGATGTTTACGCTGGGTACCGGTTTGCCCCTGATGATTGGACTGCATGCCTGTTGTGAATTGTATTCAAAATCAGTCATTCAAAAATACCTGATCTTAGGTTCAGGAATTGCTTTGTTGTTGTTAATTTATTTTGCAATTGCTCCGGATTTTGAATTTGAGCATTTGCGACGTCCGATTCGTTTTCTTTCAATATTTTTAATTTTTCATCTGTTCGTATCGGTAGTCCCATTTTTAAAACCAAATGCTCCATTTGAGTTTTGGGAATACAATAAAAATTTACTAATCCAATGGTATATCGGTGCATTTTATACCTTGGTAATTTATTCAGGACTTGCCATTGCATTGGTTGCAGTGGATCAGTTGTTTGAAATTCATATTGATGGAAAATTGTATATCTATATCTTCTTTATTATTGCTTTTTTTTACCATCCTTTCTTTTTTTTAAGCGGCTACCCAGTATTTAATTTAAAAACTGAAGACAAAGTAGAATGGATCAAAGCGCTAAAGGTTTTGGTCAATTACATTCTGATTCCAATGAGCATGCTTTACTTTGTAATATTATATGCTTTTGGATTTAAAATTTTAGCAAACTGGCAATTGCCTCATGGATGGGTTTCTTCTCTGGTCCTTGGTTTTTCTGGAGTTGGAATATTCAGTTTTCTTTTAAATTTTAAATTAGCAGATTTATATGAAAACAAGTTATCTCGTTTTTATAAAAAATATTTTTATTACGGACTATTACCCCTGGTCTTCTTGCTTTTTGTAGCTATCTATCGGCGACTTTCAGATTATGGGTTTACGCCGCCCCGATATTTTGTACTCATAACAGGGATTTGGTTGTTAGGAATTTGTGTCTATTTTATATTTTCAAAAAAAGATAATATCAAATGGATTCCATTAAGTTTAATGGGATTTTTAATCGTTGGAACCATGAGTCCAATAGATGCTTTCGAAACTACAGTCCGCAATCAGAAGCATCGAATCAAAAAAAGTTAG
- a CDS encoding amidophosphoribosyltransferase, producing MSDQIKHECGLAFVRLLKPLDFYQKKYGTCFYGLQKLHLLLQKQRNRGQDGAGLATIKLHVEPGKKYISRRRSNSSNYLQALFEGVMHHFNNLTDEQLNDAQWMKDHKPFMGEVLLGHLRYGTHGDNTIETVHPFIRENNWISRNLVLAGNFNMTNVEELFEKLVSLGQFPKIKADTITVLEKIGHFLDEEVQQLFNWYKPEGLSQQQINPLIFENLDVCNVLNKAAKKFDGGYVIAGMIGHGDAFILRDPNGIRPAFYYQDDEVVAMASERPALQTAFELQLEDIKELKPGNALIVKYNGQVKEELCLEPQEKKSCSFERIYFSRGNDSDIYQERKNLGRELAGPVIKAINEDFENTVFSFIPNTSETAFYGLMEGLYDHLNQRKAKHILELPQPISSDSLNKILFSKPRIEKLVVKDDKMRTFIANDKVRGKMVSHVYDVTYGVVRPGIDTLVVLDDSVVRGTTLRDSIIHILSTLKPKKIIVVSSAPQIRYPDCYGIDMSQIEKFAAFKALVELLQEQNKEDLLEETLEKCLAQQHLPIEKMTNYLADLYDVYSYEAISKKIGQMLTPENAPSEVEIIFQKIEGLHKSCPHHTGDWYFSGNYPTPGGYRVVNTAFINYMLKNDVRAY from the coding sequence ATGAGCGACCAAATCAAGCATGAATGTGGACTTGCCTTTGTACGCCTGCTAAAGCCTTTGGATTTTTATCAAAAAAAATACGGAACCTGCTTTTATGGGTTACAGAAACTGCATCTGTTACTCCAAAAACAACGAAATCGGGGCCAGGATGGGGCCGGTCTGGCAACCATAAAATTGCACGTGGAGCCCGGTAAAAAGTATATATCCAGACGCAGAAGCAATTCCTCAAATTACCTACAAGCCTTGTTTGAAGGCGTTATGCACCATTTTAATAATCTGACCGACGAACAATTGAATGATGCCCAATGGATGAAAGACCATAAACCGTTTATGGGTGAAGTACTTTTAGGCCATTTACGATACGGAACTCATGGAGACAATACCATTGAAACGGTCCATCCATTTATACGGGAAAACAATTGGATAAGCCGAAATCTGGTTTTAGCCGGGAATTTTAATATGACCAATGTGGAAGAACTCTTTGAAAAATTGGTTTCATTAGGTCAATTCCCTAAAATTAAAGCAGATACCATTACCGTACTTGAAAAAATCGGTCATTTTCTGGATGAGGAAGTACAACAATTGTTTAATTGGTATAAACCAGAAGGATTAAGTCAACAACAAATAAATCCACTGATTTTTGAAAATCTGGATGTTTGCAATGTCTTAAATAAAGCTGCTAAAAAATTTGACGGAGGCTATGTCATTGCGGGCATGATAGGTCATGGAGATGCCTTTATTTTAAGGGATCCTAATGGCATCCGCCCGGCGTTTTATTACCAAGATGACGAAGTAGTAGCCATGGCATCTGAACGTCCGGCTTTGCAAACAGCCTTTGAATTGCAATTAGAAGATATCAAAGAATTAAAACCTGGAAACGCACTCATCGTTAAATACAATGGTCAGGTTAAAGAAGAATTATGCCTCGAGCCACAGGAAAAAAAGTCCTGCAGTTTTGAGCGCATCTATTTTTCAAGAGGCAATGATTCCGATATTTATCAGGAACGTAAAAATCTTGGACGGGAATTAGCCGGGCCAGTCATCAAAGCCATAAATGAAGATTTTGAAAATACCGTTTTTTCATTCATTCCGAATACGTCTGAAACGGCTTTCTATGGATTGATGGAGGGTTTATACGATCATCTCAACCAACGCAAGGCAAAACATATTTTAGAGCTTCCACAACCCATTTCTAGCGATTCTCTGAATAAAATTTTATTCAGTAAGCCGAGAATCGAAAAATTAGTAGTTAAAGATGATAAAATGCGGACGTTTATTGCAAACGATAAAGTCCGAGGTAAAATGGTATCGCATGTTTACGATGTAACCTATGGGGTTGTCCGGCCTGGAATTGATACCCTGGTGGTTTTAGATGATTCTGTAGTAAGGGGAACTACATTACGAGATAGCATCATTCATATTCTGTCTACTCTTAAACCTAAGAAAATAATTGTGGTCTCTTCAGCTCCACAAATTCGCTATCCGGATTGTTATGGAATCGACATGTCTCAAATTGAAAAATTTGCAGCCTTCAAGGCCTTAGTAGAATTGTTGCAAGAACAAAATAAAGAAGATCTCTTGGAAGAAACGCTTGAAAAGTGCCTTGCACAACAACATCTACCCATTGAAAAAATGACTAATTATTTGGCAGATCTTTATGATGTCTATAGTTATGAAGCAATTTCTAAAAAGATCGGACAAATGCTTACTCCTGAAAATGCACCTTCTGAAGTTGAAATCATTTTTCAAAAAATTGAAGGTTTGCATAAATCCTGCCCACATCATACCGGAGATTGGTATTTTTCAGGCAACTACCCGACTCCAGGTGGCTACCGCGTAGTCAATACGGCTTTTATTAATTATATGTTGAAAAATGATGTTCGGGCTTATTAA
- a CDS encoding RNA polymerase sigma factor — MAATKQVEDSQLLDWIKKPESLEKGFRALVEKYQQKLYWHIRRMVLSHDDADDVLQNTFIKVYRSIGQFEQKSSLFTWLYRIATNESLTFIERNKKFQYDFVEDQDEHPAISQLKADPYFDGNEIQLALQDALSRLPDKQKQVFLLRYHDEMSYRDMSEVLQTSEGALKASYHHAVKKIEDYFKQKELI, encoded by the coding sequence ATGGCCGCAACAAAACAAGTGGAGGATTCACAACTCCTGGACTGGATCAAAAAACCGGAAAGCCTGGAAAAAGGATTCAGAGCCCTTGTTGAAAAATATCAACAAAAATTGTATTGGCATATTCGTAGAATGGTTTTGTCGCATGATGATGCAGACGATGTTCTTCAAAATACATTTATCAAAGTGTATCGGAGCATTGGACAATTTGAACAAAAAAGTAGTTTGTTTACCTGGTTGTACCGGATCGCTACCAATGAAAGTTTAACATTCATCGAACGGAATAAAAAATTCCAATATGATTTTGTCGAGGATCAGGATGAACATCCAGCAATCAGTCAATTGAAAGCAGATCCCTATTTTGATGGGAATGAAATTCAATTGGCATTACAAGATGCCTTGAGCCGATTGCCGGATAAACAGAAACAGGTTTTTTTGTTGCGCTATCATGATGAAATGTCTTATCGAGATATGTCTGAAGTATTGCAAACTTCAGAAGGAGCTTTAAAAGCTTCTTATCATCATGCAGTTAAAAAAATTGAAGACTATTTTAAACAAAAAGAATTAATCTAA
- a CDS encoding Inward rectifier potassium channel Irk, with protein sequence MAETAKTGVQLDPNKEDFGFGKSYSQTKNRMITDQGQFNIERIGVSAKSWYHELIEMRWPIFLSLILAYYVAINLIFGFIYFMAGSWRIVGITNETIWKEFYQCFFFSVQTFTTVGYGGMHPVGFLASGIAGFEALAGLLTLAIITSLVYAKFSKPRAKILYSDHVLIAPFKGTYGLQMRIANALSNTLIDMEATMIVGCTPEETNSRILRNLSLEISKIALFPLNWTLNHIIDDKSPLHGLDLANMEKYDLEVMILLRGFDESYNQNVHSMQSYSAERVVFNAKFKPMFEFKEGRTQLYLHKIGEYESLN encoded by the coding sequence ATGGCTGAAACAGCAAAAACCGGCGTTCAATTGGACCCAAATAAAGAGGATTTTGGTTTTGGAAAATCGTATTCCCAAACTAAGAATCGAATGATTACGGACCAAGGTCAATTTAACATTGAACGGATTGGTGTTTCTGCTAAAAGTTGGTACCACGAATTGATTGAAATGCGTTGGCCCATTTTTCTAAGTCTTATTTTGGCTTATTATGTTGCGATAAATCTAATTTTTGGATTTATTTATTTCATGGCAGGCTCTTGGCGTATCGTAGGAATTACCAATGAAACGATTTGGAAAGAATTTTATCAGTGCTTTTTCTTCAGCGTTCAAACATTTACAACCGTTGGGTATGGTGGCATGCATCCTGTCGGATTCCTTGCCTCGGGTATTGCAGGATTTGAAGCTTTAGCCGGCTTACTTACCTTGGCAATTATAACCAGTTTGGTCTATGCAAAATTCAGTAAACCCCGCGCTAAGATTTTGTATTCAGATCATGTTTTGATTGCCCCCTTTAAAGGAACTTACGGCTTGCAAATGCGAATCGCCAATGCCCTAAGCAATACCCTCATTGACATGGAAGCTACCATGATCGTAGGCTGTACCCCAGAAGAAACCAACAGTCGCATTTTAAGAAATCTGAGCTTGGAAATCAGTAAAATTGCCCTATTTCCATTAAACTGGACCTTAAATCATATTATTGATGATAAAAGTCCGCTGCATGGATTAGACCTCGCTAATATGGAGAAATACGATTTGGAAGTTATGATTTTACTGCGTGGCTTTGACGAATCCTACAATCAAAATGTACATTCGATGCAGTCCTATAGTGCTGAACGCGTGGTTTTTAATGCCAAATTTAAACCCATGTTTGAATTTAAAGAAGGGCGCACCCAATTGTATCTACACAAAATTGGAGAATACGAATCACTGAATTAA
- a CDS encoding 1-acyl-sn-glycerol-3-phosphate acyltransferase encodes MLRKLAAWVLKIWGWKSTGFESLHQLPKFVIAIGPHTSNWDFLVGILVRSAYGINKVRFLGKDSLFKPPFGFVFRALGGYPVNRQQHHNQVDAYIQAFNEHNEFAIVIAPEGTRKKVHKLKTGYYFIARGAGVPIIPTIMNYQTKSVDFGSPFYTTDNEQKDLDFLTNFFKNKPGKYPELCF; translated from the coding sequence ATGTTACGAAAGTTGGCTGCATGGGTACTCAAAATCTGGGGATGGAAATCTACAGGTTTCGAATCACTACACCAATTGCCCAAATTTGTAATTGCAATTGGTCCGCATACTTCAAATTGGGATTTTCTTGTTGGAATCCTGGTCCGGTCGGCTTATGGAATTAATAAGGTGCGGTTTTTAGGAAAAGACAGTTTGTTTAAACCCCCATTCGGTTTCGTTTTTCGTGCCTTAGGAGGCTATCCAGTCAATCGTCAACAGCATCACAATCAGGTCGATGCATACATTCAAGCTTTTAATGAACACAATGAATTTGCCATTGTAATTGCTCCAGAAGGGACCCGAAAAAAAGTCCATAAATTAAAAACGGGATATTATTTCATAGCAAGGGGAGCGGGCGTTCCAATCATTCCAACGATCATGAATTACCAAACCAAATCAGTAGATTTTGGATCTCCATTTTATACAACAGATAACGAGCAAAAAGATCTTGATTTTCTTACGAATTTTTTCAAAAACAAACCTGGAAAATATCCGGAACTCTGTTTTTAA